From Pseudorasbora parva isolate DD20220531a chromosome 14, ASM2467924v1, whole genome shotgun sequence:
gtagGCTAACATGTCCGAACTTTTGACCCCCACTGCATCTATCTGGAGATATTTATATTGATAAGTTAGATGCCTTTGTTTTACTTTGTATAAGTCAAGAAAGTCTCCAAGAAAGGAGCATTCCTTACAATTAACGGAAAAAAGCGAACAATGAGCACAGCTTGAAGCTCTTTGATGAGGACGGATTCAAACTCACAGGAAGAACGTTTGTCTGCTGAGGGGGATGTTGACAACCTCTCCTTTATAAACTTTAGAAACAATAGTCCTTGTTATAGGCCTGTGTTAATTAGTAATATGTTAcataaaaatgacaattttcTAAATTTATTCTGACAAAACGCGTTTGGCTATTTACCATGACAGAGCCAGCAATTTTATGAAGACCTAAAATAATTTTGAATTGAAAATTAGCTTACAAGCAACACACGAGCACACGAGGCGGTGACGTTGAGGACCGGACGTGATGACGCACGCATGAACTCTCGCATATACGTGCGCGTTCTTGCGTGAGCTCGGAACAAGTAGAGGACGACGGTGCTTCATCGAGGGCTATCGCAAGTATCGTGTCTTCTTTTAGAAACAAACCAAACATTTTCTCTCTAAAGCGTTTAACAACACCTCACCATGAGAAGGAAGCTGTTGGGTGCGATTTTCACCATGTGTATCGGTTGGTTCCAAGCCGAGGCTTCTACAGGTAAGGCGTCTCGTTTTTCTGTTGATCATGTAACATTAGCTCGTGAGCTCATTTTTCCCAGGCCGTGTTGTTGACATAAACGCGACCTAGACGACAAGTCAACAGTGTTTATACGTATTTTACCAAACaataaagttaaataaatagataatgAACGTTTGCACGGGTTTGAAATGTTAAAAAGACGTTTAAACATCGGCGAACGGAGCACACGCTCCGGGGAATGGCTCTCGCTCAACAACAGCTGATGTTTGGAAAACAGTTTTTGTCCTCTTTAGTCGTCACATTCCAAAAATGTTaaactatatttaaaaataagattGTATATGCCGTATAAATAGAAACAAtgaataaatcataaatattagCGACAGTGAAGATTCTCACGGTATTAAAGCTGTTCATTCATGTAAcgttaaaataacattaatcCCATTTTTAGCCgcctttaattaatttttagcCTTCGAAGTTACACATTTTTCAAAAACTGTAGAGGAACATGCTTCTTAGTTGACGTTTAATTATTGCAAGAACCCATCCTAACTTTGcttgttaaaatattaatgccTGTTCTTATCCCTGGCAGGCCAGTTTCTCGAGTGAATGATGTATTAACGGTAACTAAAGCAGCAGGCAGCCACTGGCGCAGACTAGTTTTGGATGCATGCTGTCAAGTACAGTAAAACATTAGTTGAGAGTAACCTTTAATCATAATGAAAGCTAAGGGAGGCAGAACCAGTTTCGTCCAATCATTTGATGTGAAGGAGGCCACCAGCCAGCAATTTTCATCTCTTAGTCTATCCTTGTTCGGTAAAAGGCTTAGCTTAAGCTCATTATAATGTTCCATCACTGGAAATGGCACAGGAATCCACACAAACTCTACTGAACTTGTAGGCGTGTAACCATTGCTCACATTAAAGTTTAgctgtttaaagggatagttcactgaAAAAATGTAAACTATCCCATAATATAATCACCCTCGAGCCATTTcaggtgtatgacattcttctttcagacaaataaaatcagttatattaaaaatatcctggctaatccaagctttatagtggcagcccaaaatttgaaaagggcatccatccattataaaagtaatccaccaCACGGCTTCAGGGGGTTCACAAAGGCCTTCCGAAGTGaattgatgggtttgtgtaagacaaATTTCCATGCGTtacactttataaagtaaaatatctagcttctggcaGGCTGCCTAttgtattcaacttacgaaaaaaactgtaaaacgcAGTTCAAAACGCTTCCACTTGCATtgttgccattataaagcttggatgagccaggactttgtatttaaatatattaaacatcGTCCCCATCCTTGTAGATTAATCAATTGGTTTGCTTGGTGAATGGaaaatgattttgttttatgGTCTGGCACATCATAATTTGTTTAGtccccagcagcagcagcagctgaTGAATGGCAGGGTCGGTAAACCCGAATCTAATCAGCTTCATGCTCGCAGTTAGAAATGGAGCGCTAAACGCTCTTTTCTGCACGCAAGCATTGATACTTCTTTAAAATGACCCCATTTGTGCCAGAGCAACAGGTTTAGTAATGCTGTATTGTCTTATAGTACATGTGCCATGACAGAACATCAGGCCATAGCTGGATGGTGCCATTCAAAACGACTCAGAATTATTAGATCCCCATCCCCAAGTAGTCATATTCTGCTCTGGTCAATAAATTGGGTTAAAGCGAAAGGGCAGGTATTTTATGTTTTGTGCTTGGTGTACTATTGCCGTTTTGAACTTTGAAAAATGCCTAGAGATAGTGTTTTTCAGCATGGAGGGTGAGGGATAGTCCTGTCCTTCAACTTTTTATTTACTCTTTTCTGTGGGCATATGCAGAAATCTATACTTTCAAAACGAGTCACTGGGATGCCTGAACCACTAGTTAACTAGTCTTAACGTCAgcatgaaatatcaattcatgTTAAAGAACTTGTTATTCATgtatatttcataaaaaaaattagggatgcaccggaataaaaattcttggccaaaaccgaaaaagaggaaaccaTGGCCAAAAACCgaaataaattatgacaattattAGTAATTGTAACCATTGCATTTATAGCTATGACTGTgcaactttactaaaaatcaaggcattgcaattgcataaattgatttattatttgaaactaatattaattacaaattatgcatacatttatttagcacaaaggtacagaaatgtaataaagtattcaaatgtaaaataactgcatatttaaatgtttaaattacagattaatccttattaaatttACAAAAGCTATTAAATCAAGAGGAGTGAGTGATGTCATTTTGTTTTgccattaaacagacagcagtaaaggtttctgtccctttaagactcgCATGCATCGatcaaagtttacaaagagagaccgttttgcctgtttttcttttattgctgttgttgtagtgtatcacAAAGGAGCCAGCACATGTGTCCATggacataaacataaaaaacaacaacattattttaaagttacaACCTATATTATAGATGTGTCATCAGACGAACCACATACGTCCACACCGCAGACAATTTGCTTTAGAcaaatggtaaatggtaaatggactgcatttatatagcgcttttaacagaccctatggccatccaaagcgctttacatttttgcctcacattcacccattcatacaccgacagcgatgtcagccatgtaaggcgccatccagctcgtcgggagcagctggggttaggtgtcttgctcaaggacacttcgacacttggtcaggtggaaccggggattgaaccaccaacctttcggtttgtagacaacctacatgaaccactgagccactgccgccccttgACAAGCATGTGCAGGTCACGGTTTCTGTTTGCGTCATCACAACATTTCGGCCTTTTGTTTCGGTGATAAGTCTTTCGGTCGGAAAAGGCCCAAAAGCGCATTTTTGGTGGGCAAAAATTCTGTGCATCCCTAAAAAAAATTGACCTCGTAATGTTTAAACAAACTGTCATAACTTCATATTCAGCGACAACAACAGAAGAATGGCGGACATCACCAATCATTTAGTCCGTGTATACCCTGCCCTTCTACAATCGAGTTTAGGTTTTCATTGATTtgagtgtatttgtgtgtgcacATCTCAAAATCCAATCAACAATTGATGAATAGAACCAAGTCAACACCTaatggtcttttttttttcttcttctaccTTTTTCATCTGAGTGTAACAGATTAACGACACAGTATGATGCTACTTCCATTTCATTGCAAATTAGAAAAGTAAACTAAAAAGACAAACCAAGCAGAtaattttttctgttttctaaTGACTACCGATTTCTTGTCATGATCGGTGGATACAGATTCTGATCATTCAAGCTTTAGCTTTATATAAATTACATGTAAGCTCTCCGTTAACTGTCactaaattttcatttttataatttGGCCTACATAGAATAAGTAACAAGCAATAAGATCCTGGTGGATGAGTGGTGATCTTCCGGTGTTGTTTTAGCGCTGTGCTTCTGTTCTATGGCTCATTGTAAATCAAGACTTGTCGATCTGAGTGACCGATCCAATCTGAGCACTCTAAAGCTGTAAAACAGTGTCTGACTGTTCGCTACACATCATCCCTactagtgatcgaccgatattgatttttttttttattaccgattatttgcatgtttgtgccgataaccgatatttacttattgtgttatttctgtcttttacaattacagcagcagcactgaactgagctttttaaacactgtaatttttgcagtttcactcacttccatacagaacaaaagacatttatatcaataaatagtcagaattttttttttttttaaagtacagtGCAAAGTCTTAttaacattaatgctgtttttctttttatttataaatacagccatattaacaacaggcaaaatacatttataaagtctAATATTTTCAAATGGAGAATATAAATGAGAGTTGAGTCTAGAGTCTATCAACTCCCCATAACTATGAGcataaatataagcattcattttaaactacagttttaaaaggtttatgtgtttaaaatacTAAAGAGTGAATATTCTCTGGATTATGCAAACATTGTAAAAGCTGATGTATTCGCTGGTTTGTTTATgtcaatctcatctagtatgGTATCAAAATGAATGTTTGTGTCAGTCTCTGAATTATGCTGGTGACAGGGTGCTGTTTTCATCTCTGGTTTTAACACTCGTCTAGCCGAGATGGGCTTAATAATTGATTTTCacggagctgtaattaattcgatgtttattataaaacaatgaatttttatataatgttaaatATCATATAGCAgatgttaatataatttaaggagttttaaacAAGTCGGTCTTGTTTACGTACAGTGACTAGCCTATGCTGGAACGACAACTCCGTGAGAGTACGGCTGAACGCGACTGAGcataaacacagagagagagagagtttggtgCTTTTATTTCTAACATGCTCTCATTCGTGGCgtaataattaattttcatggagctgtaattaattagatGTTTATTACATAAATCTtatatagcagacgttaatataatttaaggagttttaaacgagtTGGTCTTGTTTACATGGTGATCTAGCCTATATGCTAGAGCAACAACTCGGTGAGAGAACGGCTGAATGCGACTGAGAATAAACACGAAGAGAGAAATAAGTTTGGCGCTTTTATttccaacatgctctcattcatggctgttttatttaattcatgtgaAGTTGCATCTTTATTGTGACATAATGACGGATTACCTGACTGACTCCGTCAGTGAGTTCGTCTCTCAAAACACTGCGTCATGATCACGATGGTAGCGAGGTCATAGGGAACCCCATCCCAGAAGTTCTGTAGCTCTAGCTGAAGTAGCAGGTCATATTACTTCTGAGATATCCCTatcatgttgtgtgtgtgtgtgtgtgtgtgttcgaggTCTTCACGGGCACCCGAGACCCGTGGACCCGGGATCCGACCCGGGACCCGTACGGGTTCGggtctattttttaaatggtcagCCGGGTCGGGTCCTAATCTATTACTTCGGTTCCCGGGTCTGTTAATGTTGTAGCCTATGTAATACGTCAATCGGACTCGGAGAACACCTGGCCGTGAGAGTCAGCGcggcttgtgtgttttgtgtaacttacaaattgctaaattaggataagaaaagtgtgagccgggaaatgaggtttagaaatacacaacaacaaaaacacaagcgctctctctctctctcgcgtgCGCGCTCTCTCAGCCGTTTAGAAAGCGGGCAGATTTAATGCATGCGCGCGGTAATAATGTACTcaagaatatatttcaaatcagcaacaagacctcaggtgaactgtcacataaatgttttctgtgatgctcaAATTGCGTAAAAAAAGGCTCATATTTCAGGTTGCTCCAGCTGACGCGCGAGTGCAGTCTCAAGCGCGtgtcatgtttctatggcaacccgagcttccgcagaccgcagtgactgtaatgactttaaaaataatatgaatgaaccgtcttgtttaatcttaaagttcTGCTAGTCAGACTTGGCTCAGAAAGattatggcaaataaataatggtAACGCAAGCGGCCatggcactaaacgagcaatagttattagttcaaaagggcaaacagtcaaagttattatgcgaattaactcataaatccgtcactgtgaaataaaatttacttttacagctgaaatgagtgaattaagcatgcttggaacaattaatgaggaatattgtaatACATCACAATCAAGGTACAAGGGAGACAACGGCTAATTATCGTTAGGTAGGCTGACTGAGACAGTTATTTTTCGCAACTTGTTAACAGCAGTAACGTTATATTGTGTAATATGAGACAATCGGGTCCAGTCGCGTCTGTATCTTCCCGGCGGGTTCGGTTCCAGCTatcaaataatagacgggtccatgtcggttccgggtaatatatttttggcatttttcggatctgcacgggtccgggtccagtttttgaaataatagacgggtcTGGGTCGGGTCTGTGTTGAACATTGCGGGTCTCTTCGGGTTTGGGTGCGAATTTTTggacccgtgaagacctctagtGTGTGTTCCTCACTGTACATGGCTCGCGATACTGATATCACGATCCAGCAATTCTGtgatttaattaatatattgCTAGGCAATCCTATAATGTCACAATATCTGTCTAGTTATGAAAACCAAATGCCTGTTAAAAGGTTAAGTACAGGTTTTATCTCTTTATTCACGATCTGGGTGATGGTGTTGCAAGTGGCCGTGACCCATGTTCTTTACCTTAACCAAGCAGTTCTTGCATATTGTTTACTCTTggtcttattattattattattattaggggccaagccctgaaagggctgtagcccctattgtatctgttagtttcctatattattattattattattattattattattattattcctcccctatgggagtcaatggcagccctatgaaccgtaagtaggaaaatgatgaaatttggcacacttgtagagatagtcatcaatagtaaatggaccaaatttggagtctctaagaccaactccatagcgccaccaccagtccaaaaattaaacattgaaactgttataacttttgaaccctttgaggtagaaaaatgccacttagtacacctgattcctctcatcatgctgatcaaatttaatatcttacattaagactccgcccattacagtaatggccattttaaaaagtacagtattcagtttttttgctactcctccttcaaaatttgtctaattttgtccaaacttggcagagagaatatttggactgagccgcacagaaatgactgaacagaattttttggacccttgggaaaaaaaaaaagttatgatgtctcgaagttaacgaggttgacccaaaattggttctgaggctgtatctcggccaaactttgaccaatcgaaacgaaaattggtatgcttcatcagaTCCATGATCTGAGGATCcgtgccaaagttgggaacagcgccacctaggggtcatgagatatgaaaaaaggctatttttgcccataacatccgaacggtttgtcagaaaatcataatattggtgtctatggattcctcgtgtcatgctgaatctgatataagatatgttaggatcggatgaaccacgtgaccgccattttgaattttgtcataaaatgtgatatcttttataatatttgacatatctgcacacaatttggtatgcatgaccgtcatcatgtcccgaatgtacatgagaagtttcagaatagcgccacctagtgttccagagatatacgattttttgctaaaacgtttataacttttgaaaacattatctatattctatataatgtatgtcattttgttctctgggttttgcagatttcgacgatgtctcatttgtcattttccaaccATGTGACTGTGCGCcatattgaatcaagtgaaaaacagttttttcgctactcctccttcaaattttgtccaattttgttcaaaattggctcacattaaatatggagtgagccgcacagaaatgacttaacagatttttgatattcgctaccgttccggagaaatccacctctgaagttgaacttgcctgtgtttgtgtctttatgctaattagcttagcattctaaatggttatttgcaaaaatgttcttccgttccagacattaattacttctaagaatgatttcatccaatttttcacaaaaaaatatataatgttgttcattaaatccaaaaatcttcattttgagttaatttctaattttaactatggatctatggcatgtcaatgaacacatgtcttccctgtggcgcaatgagatgagtgtcagacaccggattgtgaggttatgggtttgagtcccatgggggacagctttataaaaatgtgtgtaatgttgtcatttagtggcaaaagctgcagttctgccttcgaaatctctagcctttataaaattaaacaaaccaaagtatgagtggtctgctgtttaaagcaacaggctaaagctttgaagattgattggtcaaattcaatgtgtagtaagtaaagttaagttatgttgtttaagcatgtgaattaggcaatttaaaaaagtttcctaataatatccaaagtccaaaaaaagccaagaagagccataatgggcttggccccacaattgctgctagcagctatatttattattattttttgtccaATTAATGGTATAAAAGCCCAGACTTTAGACGTGGCTTGGGCATCTATTATTTTACTCCTGCTGTCTGCCATCCTATAAAAAACCTCTTTTTTCTTAGGCTCGTTAATGCTTGCGTTTCCCTCATTCATATGTTGAGTGCCACCTTAAGGAGCCATGGAGTAGCGATGCTGGaagcaattaaattatttgccttattttattaattaaaatatcaataTGCTGGCGCCACATATCGATTCTTGTACCACACGGAGAAGGACAACAATTTATTGTCCTGTCAACTTTTTCCTTGAGCTTAATGTCCCTTGTATATTTTAGCAAAATCTTAAAAGCCTTGTGATTAAACAGTTATGACATGTCAGGTTTAGTACCTTTCATAGGCAAGTATATCCCACATTTATCAGCATTCAATCATGGGCTTGAGCCAAGAAACTATGATGAATCAAGTGACTTTAGGTCAGCATTTCTTCAAATAATTCACATGTCCGCTTGTGAGAAGGTGTATGTATTGACTTGTTTACTAGAACAGGTTAAGTTAATTATCTAGTAGTGGCAGACTTTGTACCAagtgatacttttgtactttacTGTTCTCCCTGTTTGGCATTGTTTACAATTTAGGCTTGAAATATTTGGTCGATATGTCTGTCTTATGTTAACATTCATTCTGAACACTTATACAAATATATGCCTTAATTCCTTTTAGAGCTTATTTATATGAGTAGTTTTGAATTTGGGGCTAGTCTGATCCTGATAGTTAATGTTGGAGGTGACATTTCATGATGGTCAAATGAATGAAGTCTGTTCTCCTTTCAAAGGGCACATGTTATTTCAGGCCCAAGGCATGTGTGGAGTCCCACTGCTCTGAATGTAATGTGGATTGTGGACATCTACTCTTTTTACCCCTCCCTGGCCAACTCCCCAAAACATTCCACCCTCAGCAATAGACAAAAAAGAGCAGTAACTCTTATTTCAAAACCAAATACACTGAAAACATGTGCTACACTGCAGGAAGCGACAAGTCTGAGGCTGATCTCAATGTTCTCTTCATTGATGTGGAGGGTTGTTGTTCAAGCTTCTATGCACGTACTTCCACGTTGTTCAGGGTGTGTATTGTTCCAAGGTGATCAGAAGAATTCTGTTGAAATTCTCCATGGGGGATTAGAACAGTACAACCTTGTTTTTCTCTGGAGTACATGCTGACCTGCAGAATGTTTCATggttcaaaagaaaaaaagttttgggTTCATTCACACGGTTCATGTCAATTGTATTCATAATCATATGAAATGGTCAACAACTAATAATAGTGAAGAGAATTTTATATTTACTTTCTTTGTTTAATAGGAAACTAATGTAGAGGGAGAATGAGCTCTGGCTCTCAGGCTTTCAAGTGCTGTCAAAATAAACAACCTCCTTCTGATACATTGGCcaataagaaaaaatatcagCCAGTATATCAGCTGTTGCAATATATTGGATCGACCACTAATCGCATGACAGTTCtcaaagggaaagttcacccaaaaattctgtcattatttactcgccctcatgttgttctgaACTCGCAAGACCatctttgttcatctttggaacacaaattaagatatttttaatgaattccgGGAGTTTTCTAAACCATCCATTGGCAGCAGCGTAATTGCCGTAAAACTGGAAGCACTTTACTATGTCAACtgtgtaggagactgacacagaaagaaattgttgaattaaGTTTGTTTTTGCCCccaaaaaatattcttgttgcttcataGAATTGAAGCTATTCAATTTTTAACAAGGTCTTTACTACCTTGAAACTTACAATGACTGCCAATGGAGTGGTCAGAAACCTTTCGGATTTTGTCATATCTTAAGTCGTGTCCCAAAGATCAACGAAGATCTTACAGGTTTGGcatggcatgagggtgagtaattaatgaccacattttcattttggatgaactaaccctttaaaggaatggctgaaattaaaattacccataactttcttctgtgaaacaaaagataaaaaataaaatgtctccTCCATCTATTAAAATTCAGATTGGTCCAATGTTGTTTTGATCAAAAACCATTGCAGTCTTGGTCATACGGTTTTGTAATGGCATAATGGTAAATGGTGACAGAATCTTCATTGTTGATcatcagccccccccccccccccccccccaccaacCCCCAATCTGTCATCACCATTACTTCATACATTTATTTCATGTGAATTTTTCTAATTTCATTTCACTGCGTTTCTTGATATGCTAAGCTTTGGATTTAATGCATGCTTCAACTCAttgtctttttaaaaatgcttcTAATGTTCTTCAGTTTGGTTTTGCTATCATGAAGTCTTGCATCATGTTGGTTGATCCAATTTGTTTCTTATGTATGCCTTTGTCTTCCATTCTAacattttctcttttctcttctgctttttctttttctttttttttgcctgCCTGTTTGCTATTCATTATTCATATCATCTCAATGAACTGTCCGCTCTAACTCCAAATCACCCATTCACTCGTCAAATGTCCAGCGGGTTTCATAAAATCACCCATGTCTCAAATGAAGCTCATAGAAGACAGTGCTGAGCTGGATTGCGAGGTCATAGGGAACCCCATCCCTGAAGTTCAGTGGTGGTTCATTGAGGGCGAGGAGCCAGATGAAACCGTCACTCAACTGTTTGACGGCGCAAGAGAGGAACGCGTACGCATCAACGCCACCTATATTCACCATGCCACCAGCACGCTTGTCCTCACCAACCTAATGCTCAATGACACAGGCGTTTACGAGTGCCGTGCCTCAAACGACCCTGACCGCAACGACCTCAGGACCCCACCCAAAGTCAAGTGGATTCGCTCTCAAGCGAACGTTATAGTGTTTGAACGTGAGTTATGTTGTGGAAGCGAGGCGCCTCCACTAGTGTAGAGGAGGAAGTCCCGTAGAGTCAGACTCTCCCTTACCTTACCCTCCCATGCCACCCTCCCATACCATGTCACATGGCTTCTACTCTAGcatgtcttttttatttatttatagtaaTCTGATGCCTTCTGAGGATATCACTGCCTAGAATTTGAGATTAAGTTGAACCTTTTAAAGAAATGCCATTGCTCAGTTAACTTTAATACCAGTCAGACAGTGTAAAATGCACTAATTGACATTTCTGAAAAAAGGGCTCTGATTATGTATCATTAATGTGGCTTGCTTTCAGTAAATTTCTAAAAGGCTCTTTAGATGTGGCTTAACCCATAGCACTTTAGCACACTACATTGCATGCTTAGTGCTCTTCCTCAACAGGTTTTCATAAGCTCATCTCCAAACCAGTTGCTGGTTGGTTGATTTGTTCCCTCTTCCCATCCGTTTTTACTGCAAACCGCTTACTCAATGTTTCCTAGTAGCGCACGGCTCAAATGAACCCTCACTTCTCCTTTTGGTAGAGTCCAATGTGCCTTTCGGTGCACATTGTGGTGAACATGTTGACAGCAATGTTCCGATTTATTGCGTCATGTCTAAAAATGTCATTATATTGCCACAGTGAACCCAGAGGTTggtatacacattttaaaggaTATTCAGCATTGGATACTTTGTTTCCTGGTGGAAACTAAGTATGACATCTGGCAGAAAGTAGCTTTGTGTAACTTTCGCTTTCATGCATCGGCAGATCCAACCATCATGACTGATCCAAAGGAGACGGGCAATTTGACTGCTGCAACTCTCAGCTGCAACCTTACCAACCCTTCTTCTTCCATCAAAGGCCACTATTGGACCAGGAATGGCAAGATTATTGATAAATCAGAATCAACCAGTGACCAACCTTACACTGAATACCGGTATGTTCCTCATAATTGTGATTAAAGAAGAGCAAAATGTAGCACTTTGCCCATTTGGTAGTAATCAGCTTTGCACATTTAGTGTTTAACCATCCACCCAGGTCCATTTAAATATAGTGCGGCTTCTCTGTTTGCCTCTCTCTGTTCCGTTAAGAGCCTCTGGCATTCCATTCTCACTGACCTTAATTCCCATTAGAGCTGCTGGGTTGGAAAAATATCCATGGGGATGTCTGAGTGGTATACTGGAAGAGTTGTTTACTTTATACTTTGTATTTGCTTTATTGTACTGTCCTTTCTCAACCTTTATTGCTATGGTGCTGTTGTTATATTGAGGGCTCCCCGTTGGCGTATAAAAGTGTGGGGCGGTTCCTTCATTTCTTGTTTTCCTTTGTCtcattgtttgtttttctctctTGTAGCATTGAAAAGATCGATTACCACTATGCTGGAATATATGAATGCGTCTTCCGGTCAGAGCCTCAGGTTAACGCGTCCATTGAAGTTAAAGGTAAGTGCATCTGAAATTGCTGCAGCTGTATTTATTGTATAAATGTTTGTTCATCACCCATAATTATGCTCTTCCTGTTAGCTCCCCCACATGTAGTGGCCTACAAACACTCTGAAAATGCTAACGAGAAGGACAAGGCTGTACTAATCTGTGTGAGCCATGGATATCCCATGTATACTGACTGGACTTGGAGCAAGATCTCTGAAGATGACAGTGTGAAGGTAAGGAACGGCTTTACTAAACCGTTGTAATAACATGAGATTGGTACCTGGCCATGTAGTTGGAAGGTTGGTTAAGGTCGCAAAGTTTTTACTAGGCATTATGAATATGCTATTGATCAACTagctgtaatgtctgtctgtctatatctctctctttcactcttAAAGTGCTCAAATGGCTTCACATCAGCGCATCGCA
This genomic window contains:
- the bsg gene encoding basigin isoform X2, translating into MRRKLLGAIFTMCIGWFQAEASTDPTIMTDPKETGNLTAATLSCNLTNPSSSIKGHYWTRNGKIIDKSESTSDQPYTEYRIEKIDYHYAGIYECVFRSEPQVNASIEVKAPPHVVAYKHSENANEKDKAVLICVSHGYPMYTDWTWSKISEDDSVKGAGPITNGTDDKYEIKNTPNKTTLYIKDLNIENDMGIYECRGTNVVGTGQDQIQLRVRSQLAALWPFLGIVAEVIILVTIIFIYEKKRKPDEITDGAAPLKSNAATNHKDKNVRQRNSN
- the bsg gene encoding basigin isoform X1, with the translated sequence MRRKLLGAIFTMCIGWFQAEASTDPTIMTDPKETGNLTAATLSCNLTNPSSSIKGHYWTRNGKIIDKSESTSDQPYTEYRIEKIDYHYAGIYECVFRSEPQVNASIEVKAPPHVVAYKHSENANEKDKAVLICVSHGYPMYTDWTWSKISEDDSVKGAGPITNGTDDKYEIKNTPNKTTLYIKDLNIENDMGIYECRGTNVVGTGQDQIQLRVRSQLAALWPFLGIVAEVIILVTIIFIYEKKRKPDEITDDDDSGAAPLKSNAATNHKDKNVRQRNSN